From a single Peromyscus maniculatus bairdii isolate BWxNUB_F1_BW_parent chromosome 4, HU_Pman_BW_mat_3.1, whole genome shotgun sequence genomic region:
- the LOC102921987 gene encoding olfactory receptor 8U3-like: MIGRNNTGVTEFILLGFAVHREIEIILFLLILVVYSLTLVGNVGMITLIRLDSRLHTPMYFFLSNLAFVDLCYSSSVAPKFLETLLTNKRSISFYACATQLGFFLNFLISEMFLLAVMAYDRYVAICNPLLYMVVMSQKVCLRLVMGPYFYSFAVALLHTVVTFKLIYCGSNIINHFYCDDVPLMALACSDTSLKEILIFIFAGFNMISSLTTVLISYLYIVAAILRIQSTEGRCKAFSTCASHLTAVTIFYGTLIFMYLQPKSSHSLDTDKMASVFYTIVIPMLNPMIYSLRNQEVKNALRKALEKCYIVPLRHLKKGIS, translated from the coding sequence ATGATTGGTAGGAACAACACTGGTGTGACAGAATTCATTCTTTTAGGATTTGCAGTCCATAGAGAGATAGAAATCATTCTCTTTCTACTCATTCTAGTGGTTTACAGTCTAACTTTGGTGGGAAATGTAGGAATGATCACATTAATCAGATTGGATTCTCGactccacacccccatgtacttcttcctcagtaATCTGGCCTTTGTGGACCTTTGCTATTCCTCTTCAGTAGCCCCCAAGTTCCTGGAGACCCTCCTCACCAATAAAAGGTCTATATCTTTCTATGCCTGTGCAACCCAGCTAGGTTTTTTCCTGAACTTCTTGATTTCAGAGATGTTCCTCCTTGCAGTAATGGCTTATGATCGCTACGTGGCCATTTGTAATCCTCTCCTGTACATGGTGGTCATGTCCCAGAAGGTGTGCCTACGGCTTGTAATGGGTCCCTACTTTTACAGCTTTGCTGTTGCTTTACTCCACACAGTAGTTACTTTCAAACTGATTTACTGTGGTTCCAATATAATCAATCACTTTTATTGTGATGATGTCCCTTTGATGGCTCTTGCCTGCTCAGACACCAGCCTCAAGGAGATTTTGATATTTATCTTTGCTGGATTCAACATGATCAGTTCTTTGACCACTGTCCTGATTTCTTACTTATACATTGTGGCTGCTATCTTGAGAATCCAGTCCACAGAAGGGAGGTGCAAAGCCTTCTCAACATGTGCTTCTCATCTGACTGCTGTGACTATATTCTATGGGACACTCATCTTCATGTATCTGCAGCCAAAATCAAGCCATTCCCTCGACACAGACAAAATGGCCTCAGTGTTTTACACAATTGTCATTCCCATGCTCAATCCCATGATCTACAGCTTAAGAAATCAGGAGGTAAAGAATGCTCTGAGGAAAGCCCTTGAAAAATGCTATATAGTACCTCTAAGGCACCTTAAGAAAGGAATTTCTTGA
- the Or8u3 gene encoding olfactory receptor 8U3: protein MAEVNISYVTEFILKGITDRPELQAPCFVMFLTIYLVTVLGNVGLIIIIRVDSRLHTPMYFFLSHLAFVDLCYSSAITPKMMVNFVVEHNTIPFHACATQLGCFLTFMITECFLLASMAYDRYVAICSPLHYSTLMSKRVCIQLVAVPYVYSFLVALFHTIITFRLTYCGPNVINHFYCDDLPLLALSCSDTHMKEILIFAFAGFDMICSSSIVLTSYLFIIAAILRIRSTQGRRKAISTCGSHMVAVTIFYGTLIFMYLQPKSNHSLDTDKMASVFYTVVIPMLNPLIYSLRNKEVKEASKKALDKGYETLKILKLRK, encoded by the coding sequence ATGGCTGAAGTGAATATCTCCTATGTCACTGAGTTCATCCTCAAGGGGATCACAGACCGGCCAGAACTCCAGGCCCCATGTTTTGTGATGTTTCTGACAATCTATCTGGTCACAGTCCTAGGCAACGTTGGGTTGATTATTATTATCAGGGTTGATTCTCGACTCCACACACctatgtacttcttcctcagtcACCTGGCCTTTGTTGACCTCTGTTACTCGTCGGCCATCACACCAAAGATGATGGTGAACTTTGTGGTGGAGCACAACACTATCCCTTTCCATGCTTGTGCTACACAGCTGGGCTGCTTTCTTACCTTCATGATCACAGAGTGTttccttctggcctctatggcttaTGATCGCTACGTGGCCATCTGCAGCCCCCTGCATTATTCAACATTGATGTCGAAGAGAGTGTGCATTCAGTTAGTGGCAGTTCCTTATGTGTACAGCTTTCTAGTTGCCCTTTTCCATACAATCATCACCTTTCGCTTGACATACTGTGGGCCTAACGTAATCAATCACTTCTACTGTGACGATCTTCCCCTCTTAGCTCTGTCctgctcagacacacacatgaaggAAATTCTCATCTTTGCTTTCGCTGGCTTTGATATGATCTGCTCCTCTTCCATAGTCCTTACCTCCTATCTCTTTATCATTGCTGCCATCCTGAGAATCCGCTCTACCCAGGGGCGACGCAAGGCCATCTCCACCTGcggctcccacatggtggctgttACTATTTTCTATGGCACGCTCATCTTCATGTATCTACAGCCCAAATCAAACCACTCCCTGGACACAGACAAAATGGCTTCAGTGTTTTACACAGTGGTGATCCCCATGTTGAATCCCCTTATCTACAGTCTAAGAAACAAAGAGGTAAAAGAAGCCTCTAAGAAAGCTTTAGATAAAGGGTATGaaaccttaaaaatattaaagttaagaaaataa